ATTTCTTCTGCTGATCTTATTGTTACATGCCAAGTGAGATGAAACTGTTGACTTGCAAACCTGTGACTTCCATTTACTCCATTCTTTCCACCATCTTCTTTGGCATCATCTATCAGATCAAAGATTCGAGGTCCGAAATAGCATATTACATGGTAATGAGCCTACACCTGTATCTTAGCTCAAGAAGTGGCAGTGCTTTGATCCATCAGGTTTAGCAACCAGAATCTGCATCTATGGTTGCACGGTTAAGCGCATCGAAGACTGAACTTCCAGGTATGACCATAACAAATAACAGTATTAAGATGTGAGCTACAAAGTAGATCCTCATCACTTTGCAGTATACTATAGGAGATAGCAGAAGCTGCAAAGCCAGATTCGCAATCTGAAGATTGACAGCTTACTCCTTTTCAGGCTGCAAAGTTTCCTACTAAAGTTCTTAATATAGGAGAACGAAAAAGTGGCAAATGAGCTGCAGGTTGAAGTAGATCACTCAAGCGACTTCAAGCTGAAGCGCAGAGAGagaaagacagagagagagctGGCAAAAGTATATGTGCATCTTGAATTGTCTTCATCTAAAAGCATTCATGCTCATCTCTGCAAGTACTTTTCAAGTAGGACTAGGATACAATTAACCTCCTTCCTATTGGGTGCCAAACCTAAAAAGCAACCCTTAATTGCATGCTTGAATACAGAGATGACTTCATTAAATGGATGACAGGTAGCTCTCCCTGGTGGTTTTAATACCAGCAAAGGAGCTGCATGGTTATGCCAGTAGCTCATTTATGGTGACGATATGGTCACTTGATTTTGTCTACATGATGTGATTGACCATTCGAAATCACACTCGGATCAGTTTTTTGATGACTGTTGCATCTTGTTCCATTATCTGGTGATAGCTCAGACAATAATAGTTTTGCTTGACAATAGGTTTAAAAGACATGATAATGGAGTTGCTGTCGAGATATTTGAAGAGTTCGCAAGGCCCATTGGTTTCTGCCCGAGGAAGCCATCGACATTTGCTGATGAATTGTTATTGCTATGGGATGGTAATGTAGACAGACAATGTCTCTGTTATCCATGGAATGTGGAGAAGAAGATGATGGATGATGAATTATCATTTGCTTAATTACACAGGTTTTAAGCCTGTTAGGGAACGAAATGAGACAGATGTACTCAAAATCTTATTGCATGGGTTTAGTGGGTTCATAATCATGAACTCCAAAGAATAGGATCAGACCACCTACAGATAGCTGTTGAATCTGGTCAAATCAGCTGAAATCTTTGACTTTGAGATCGGGAATGACAGAGAGGTGTTTTCCTGGTATTATAGCTGGTTTCCGGTAGGGGGCTCTATCATCAATAGAGCCCCCTATTGCTTGCTGATATCACTgtaagcaagaagaagttgatGTGGTTGGGAAGAGATAAAAGCAGATGCAGAATCACAGAGAGATAACTCCGTTCTTTTACCAAGGAAAACTTAGTAAAAGAGCAGTCTGGGAGTCAATAAAGGAGCCTTTTTGCCTGGTGGCATAAGAGAGAATCCCAGCTTTCTCCTCCTCCGTCTTCTGGTTGGCTAGCAGCTACTGCTCAGCTTTTGGGATCCTACAAGTTTCACCGTGTTGTTTCCACAGGCAAAGCAATCAATAGATGCGGCGTTTGTATTCCATCGTCCTACGGCGACACAAGGCATTCTGGAGCAGATCTATGGAGTTAATGCCGCTTGGAAAACTGCATTAGCTGCTGCCATCTACTGCGAAAAAGAAGAGCTAAACTGAATGCTGGAATGACATCTACTACTGATAATAAGACATACTATCAGAATCGGATTGAGTGTTCTGAAAATAATGATACGACGCATGATTCTGGAAATCATTCGAGTTATTTCACTGCGCTGGGTCAGATCACCCATTGGAGAGCTGAGAGTACTGGCTAGTGATGTAGCAAGAAGTCTACCAAGTTCAAGGTGGCTTTCATTTCTTGTCACCTGCCAGCTTTAACAAACGTAAGAATGCATGATACGTTTTTAGACAAGATCTTGACACCGGTGATTGATTTGTAGCCACAGCAGAAGCTTGCAGTACTGTcataataaaaaagttggatataGTGTTACATAAATCCAGATCTCATCAGCACAGGAGTTTCCTATGGAGATAGAAAAGAAGAAACTATAACCATCACCGGTCACTCTAAAGCTGCTTCATTTTGCTCCCTCTGCATCTGTACCTTCTGTTTGCATCTTGCCGAAGCCAATACCAAGCACTCAGCTGCAGTTTTAGTGGTGCCAGAACCAAAGAATTCCGATGGTCTATCACACAGCCTGTGGccctaaatctctctctctctctctctctctttcaatcTATTCGATAGTAATTTACCTACGGCTACGGAAGGATGAACGGGGTTGTATTTATTGTCTTTCTTGACTGGTCGGAACCATTAAAGGCTTGATATCTACAAGTCAGCCGAGTACTGTTGCAGGCCTGGCAGCTTTTACAAGCAAGAGACAGACAAGAGAAGAGAAATAAAATCAAAAGCAACAGAACAGGAGCAGTGAAGAAAGAGAATCCCTGTGACAAAAGTCCACcaatatataaagaaaatatgATAATGCATGCAGATTGACGTACTGACTGGCTACTGAGTCATACAACGAGATTCTCTTCTACATTGAGGGGGAAAGGGGTTCGATAGAGAGCCAAACATAGTTCCATACGACCAGTTAGAGATCGAGGGAGATTAGTTTGTTCCCCTCAGCTGGGGGATGCAGACCTAGACTTGGAGGTGGTGCACTCGTCCTTGAGGCCAGTGCTTTTTGTAGGGAAGAGATCAAGAGTCTTGAGAGGTTTGCAGCATGGAGGATTAGTGGAGTGAATGTCCATCTTCGCTAGCCATTCATGCCCATTCAATGTGCTGTTTGTCAACGCAGTTACTTGGTCACCTTTGGTCTCCAACTTGCACAACAAATCCAGCCCCTGGGTTGCATCCGCATCCTGCACTATGCACGGTATCAACAAGGATGATAACAACAAGTAGCCTTCCTTCATACCATAATTAATGGGGCAATTACTTCATACCATAATCACTGTATGACTACTACAGAATCGTTCTTAGCTTTGTAGAATCAATAATTGTATCCGACTTGATTAGCAAACCAAGAGAATCTGGTAAGGAGAGGAAACCTGATGAGGGAAATGAGAGGTGGGGATATGATGGTGCAGAAGAGGAGCGTCCTGGAAGCAGTGCAACTGGCGACGAGGGAATAGCGCAAGTGGATAGCCTGAGCAAAGAAGGTGGTGGTGGATGCTAAGCCTCCTGCGGAGCTTCTGCCTTTCTCTGGCTTTATGGTTTTGGAACCAGTAGAACACATTCTTCCCCTCTATCCTGCCGTAGCGTGAGAGATGAGCTGTTATCTGCTGTATCTGAGAAGCATCTGGGGTGCGAACTCCACTTCTGTACAACTCCTCTAGTATCATCAGCTGCTCCGGCGTCGGACACCACCTTGTGGAAGGAGCTTGAGGCATCTCAGACTCGGCTTTGTCTCCTTTCTGGTGTCTTTGCACTAGTTAGAGTCTGgaaatatatatagagagagagatgacGAATTGGAGTGGAGACAAGAGAGACAAAAGGGATGTGTGGACAACTGCAACATGGGGCCTAAGATAAAAGGTCGGGGAATTGCAAAGGAAGGAGGTAATAAGTACTGTCATGCTGATGTTTCTTTCTGATCACTGGCATTCAGCGGGGGATTCAATGGTGTTGCGACTTCTCTTTCTTTCCCTTCGTTTTTACTCCTTATAACTCCTTTTGCTTTAACTCGTTGCAGCTTCTTTTCAGGCTTTCgatcgagcgagagagagagagagagaaaggaattATGGTTCATTACAGATCTGTTGCATAGGTGGATGGCCATTGAAAAGAGGGAATGACACGCAGCTTCTCACTTGCCTTTCTGTCTTCCCTTTTGTGTGGCCTTAAATTATAAGGTGATGATGAGCAGTCCAACCATTGAAGCGCATGCACAGAATCTTCCTTGCATCAGATGCTATCCCTGTCGCTCCCTATGGCAAACCGTATGTAAATCTCCACCAATTGCTTAGCAAATCCAAAGAAATGCCATGGAATGGAGTGCAACTAAGAATGATGTCCTTAACCAAATAGAGTAATGAGAGCTTATTTGTGGCAGTCAATGGAGGAGGCCAGAATTGGACCAGTTAAGATCCAGGCAACAAAAATTACAACACTCAGTAGCAATCAAAACTCTCGATACTGCTAATTATCCGGAATTCTAATTCTATCAATAAGATGAAAATATACATTTCAAACTATAGTTTGAACTAAGATCATTAAATCATAATATATCTCGATGAGCTAAAAAAATATAGCTTTCTGTGACTGAGATCAGAACCAAAATTAGCCTTCGAAGGCTCTATAACTCGACTCTACAAACCGAGGATAGCTGCTTCCATGATCAGAGTCTTCGCATCATTTTGCTAAACATTATACTACTTAGATTACCATCAAAATGATTCTTAAAGGGTCTCAGTGACATGATACATGATCAATAATAGAaaattaataatcataataatcttCTGTTAAATCTTTCATCAAATAAAGTAAAATTAATCTTATATTATCgactcaaaaataataataatcagtaTCTTACAGACCATTGCAAAAGTATCAGATCGTCATGCAAATTAAATCGATGGGATCTAACGTCAAGACATACAAACACAGACTTAGTGTTGTTTCCTGAGGAAAACAAGAAACTTGTATTCTTGGAGGAGTACATACAAAAGGATACATCAAAACATAGTTCTAAGTTGTTAATGACATATGCAAGTACAAGGCATCCTTTTAAGGATCGTAGTGGCTTATGATGGTGATATTGATTTCATGTCTGAAAAGATCACCCAGAGGTCGCTGCAGGTCTCATAATAAACCCTTTCGTCAACGTAGTCGCGTGTGTTATTTGTCTGTTGTTTTAACGTGCCTTTAAAACCTCGATCGGGTCCTATCTGAATTCAGCATTAAAACACTATGAATCACTTGCATGAACAACTCATATGCACATATGACTACAGGCAGCAGAGGTTCCATTTGTTGCGGGCTACTTAATTATCCACAATGAGAGACATAGCTAGTCTGTGCTAAGCATCAGTACGAGACAGGTACCGAGGTCCTTTCACAGCAAGGGCCAAGTCCCATGCGGTTGTGGGGTTTCATCCGCAGAGCTGCTGCCATGGATCGAAACTAGTTGGGAGCAAGAAACATAGATGGGGCATGCAGCATGGTTGCGAACTCCCAGGAGGAGATGGAAGAGATCTCAGTGGACTCTAACGTCAAGTAGCTCTGGGGCCTGAGTCCTCAACAGGCGCATAGCTTGGGATGCATGTGTAGTCACACATCACAGCCAGGCTGAAGGTCTTGGGGAACAAAAGGACTAATTTGTCTTGTCATGCCACATTTACGCTACATgatccatgagagagagagagacagagatggCTGCCTCCTCCTGCCTGTGATAGAAAAGGGCATGCAGTTCCAGCATTTGACCTTGTTTTGATTTTTTCAGACCTTTGATCTTTTTGGTGAACCTCAACAAGGGAGAATTCAGGTGGGACTTTTGGTTCATGATGAGAGTATAAATGAATCGTGTGATCTGATGGAGAATGGAGAGGGAAAGAAATAATAGTCAAACGCCCTATCAAAATAATATGCAGCAGTCCACTTTACTATATGGCGTTCTTCCAAGGTTGTGTTACTGAAGCTGTGTGTGAGTCAGTCCTTTAGTGTCAAAGGAAGTCACTGTGGAAGCAACCATTGCAATGTATGCCATTAATCCTTTTGTCATTGCTTCCGACAAGGCCAATTTTTTTCTGTGCATGCATGAACCTTTTAGCACAGGTGGTGGAAAAAGTTTCATGCACAGATCCTCATCTTCTTATACATTAGAGCATCAGAAGACCTATGGAAAGCTATACATAGAAGGCAGAAGAAGCAAGAATCCCGATTGATATGACCTCTATCCCCATCATATCTTAAATCATCACATTCTCCTCTCCGTTAATATCTCGACTCTGCAtgtatccatccatccatccaagaGCCTTCTTGTGCTGTTCCCATCGCTCTGCCGATGCTATATCtccctttgctgctgctgctgctactctcAAGATCTTGTCTTTACCGATAACATTCCAACTTTCAACGtttcagatctctctctctctctctctctctctctctctctccagcagTATAGGAGAGAGAGAAGCACAGCATCACCTCGATGTTCACCCCGACGCCTGCAAACCCTGAAGTCTAGTACGTGACAAGACGCCGCTTTTAGCGATGCATGGTTTCTGTCCGAGAGGGTTCTCTATTTGGAGCTAAGCAGCCCGTGGTACTTCTGGTGTGGGTGATGGATTCACAGTTCTCTGTTGACCAGAGTGCGGCAGGGATAACAAGATCGGGACCCTAAATTTCCATCTCGAGTTTTTCGTTGTTGGGTGGTGGATTCTTCGATGCCTACGTGATGACGACGACTGTGCTGCTTTCAGAGAAGACAGTtctctgttgatttttttcttaatcgTACTTGTGATCTAACGGTAAGCAAAAGTTTTGTTTTTTGATATTTCATTTTGGATgatttttctaaaatatatttatattttgaatatttctcaaaactcatttccttcttttgtttcttatcaaacaatatttttagtttaaaaaaatctaaaatatctcttaaaattaaatttttaacagttatagtatttttatttcgttgtctttttttttctgaatttttaaataatatttattgagtctgtataGTCAaattatttattgagtctatttaattcaattaaaatcggataaaattttatttaatatttatttattattaaaagtttAAGTTCAAGTGGACGGAACTCTAGtgatataatctttttttttaaatcaatcaaggaatcaatcaatgaaatgttattccactctgtggataaatcctaggaggtcgatcccattgaagtgatcaaggagactGATCtcttcgaagcgatcattatcattcccttttctcccctttctttcacGATGAGACCTtaagatcttatcatttggtatcagagcgacgataagagttTAGGATCTTATTAgctcgtttataatattttttaataatatttatagtattttattaaaatactaaaaataataatattattattatttttaaacacGATAGCATATTATATTTCTTTAGTTATTATTTCTCAtaaaatcatttataatattatatttttaggtttataattAGTTTGATTAAGGTTAGAAGCATATTTAGAttatctataatatttttattatagtggtaaaaaatactataactgtATAACAGACTAAACCATTATAACATGAGAAAAATTTAGGTTTTTTTAAATTAGATATActgtttaaataataataataataataataaataaataaataataat
This DNA window, taken from Musa acuminata AAA Group cultivar baxijiao chromosome BXJ3-7, Cavendish_Baxijiao_AAA, whole genome shotgun sequence, encodes the following:
- the LOC135642910 gene encoding WUSCHEL-related homeobox 3B-like — its product is MPQAPSTRWCPTPEQLMILEELYRSGVRTPDASQIQQITAHLSRYGRIEGKNVFYWFQNHKARERQKLRRRLSIHHHLLCSGYPLALFPRRQLHCFQDAPLLHHHIPTSHFPHQVSSPYQILLDADATQGLDLLCKLETKGDQVTALTNSTLNGHEWLAKMDIHSTNPPCCKPLKTLDLFPTKSTGLKDECTTSKSRSASPS